Sequence from the Herbaspirillum sp. meg3 genome:
CAATCTGGCGATCTCGGCAGTGGTGACACGTCATCTGCAGGCGTCGCTCTTCGGCATGGTGGTCATTCTGATGATCGCATTGCTTTGTCTGCCGCTGGTGCATGCTTCCAGCTTTGGTGTGACGGCGATGGTGATTGCGTGGGGTATTGCCTTCGGTGCGATTCCACTATGCCTGAGCATCTGGCTGCAACTGTCGTCGCCTGATTTGCCGGAAGCCGGTTCGGCGCTGTTCGTCAGCATCGTGCAGGTCGCCATTGCGGTCGGCTCGTTTGTTGGTGGCGTGGTAGTGGATGCAGTTGGCATTCCTTCCACCATGTGGCTGGGTAGTGCGCTGGGATTGTTGGGGTTGGTGGTGATCGCCAGCTTCGGGATAAACAACAAGAATCTTGCTGATACCCTTCACAAGTAATTGAGTAAATGAAAGGCTTGCAGATCAAACGCTGCAAGCCTTTTTTATTTCTACTATCTTAGGGCCTGTTAACAATAGAGCAGGAGAAAACGATGAACGCCAGAACAGTCAAGATCCCCGGCCCAGATCATCCGATCGTTATTGAGCCGACCGATGCGCACATTGTTGTGACCTTGGGTGGTCATGCCGTCGCGGATTCCACTTCCGTACTAGTGCTGCGCGAGGCGGCATATCCGCCGGTGTATTACATCCCGCGCAAGGACGTGAACATGTCGCAGCTGGAGCGTACCGATCACAATACCTACTGCCCTTATAAGGGGGAGTGCTCTTACTACAGCATTCCCGCCGGCGGAGGGCGCTCGGTCAATGCGGTCTGGAGTTATGAAGAGCCCTATCCTGCCGTTGCGGCGATCAAGGGTCACATGGCTTTTTATCCTGATCGCGTTGATGCCATCAGCGTGCAGGACGCAGACTGAGATTGTCTCGTGGCGAGCAGAATCGCCGGTGACCGGTGACTAGCTTCAGGCCTTGCTGCGCAGCGTCTTTGCCAGGTCAGATAGCTGATAGGGCTTGTTGAGGAAAGAAAAGCCGGCCACGCCGCCCTGAGTCGCGCTCAATCCGGGAAGCGGGTATCCCGATGCCAGGATGATTTTTGTATCCGGGTATTGTTCGCGCGTCAGTCGCGCCAGTTCTACGCCGCTGATACTGTTGGGCATGACGACGTCGCTGAAGAGGATGTCGATCGGTGTGCGCTCCAGCACTGCCAGCGCTTCCGCACCGCTGGTGGCGGTCAGGGCTTCGTAGCCGAGTGTGCGGAAGAGTTCTGCCGTGACCTCCAGCAAGTCCAGTTGATCATCGACGATCAGCACCGTCTCGATATCGAGGCGTCCCTCGTTGCGCTCGCGCGCTGCGTTACTTTCCACTGCCGGTAAATATACCGAAAAGCTTGAGCCGATTCCTGCTTCACTGGAGATGACGATATCGCCGCCCGATTGCGTGATGAAGCCGTAGACCTGGCTCAAGCCCAGGCCTGTGCCGTCGCCCGGCGCTTTGGTAGTGAAAAATGGCTCGAAGGCGCGCGCGGACACATCGGGTGTCATGCCGATTCCGGTATCCGAAACACGGATCTCGGCATACAGCCCGGCGGGCAGACTATTGACGGCTTTTTCTTTCAGGCGAATACGGTTGGTGCTGATCGCCAACTGGCCGCCATCCGGCATGGCCTGGCAGGCGTTGACGACGAGATTGAGCAACGCGGTTTCAAATCGTGCTGCATCGATATTGACCGGAAGTGGGGTGGAATCGATCTGGATCTTGAACTGGATCGAGGGGTTTCCGGCGCGTCGCAGCACCGACTCAAAATCGTTGATCAGTGCGTTCAGGTCATATTTTTCCGATTGCAATGGCTGTTGCCGCGCGAACGACAGCAATTGCTGTGTCAGGCTGGCGCCGCGCGAGATGGCGCGACGCATGCTGTCAAGCGTGCGTGAACCTTGCAATTCCGGATGCTGCGCCAGCAAGACATCCATGCCGCTTGAGGCAACCGCCAGCAAGTTGTTGAAGTCATGAGCGACGCCACCGGTGAGTTTTCCCAGCGCTTCCATTTTTTGCGATTGAAACAAGGCGGCGTTGGCCTGCGCCAGGGCGGCAGCGGCTTGCTGTTTTTCGGTGACGTCGCGCGTGATCTTGGCAAAGCCGATCAGCTCGCCATTTTTCTTCGTGATCGGGTCGATGACAACACTGGCCCAGAAGCGCGAGCCGTCTTTGCGTACCCGCCAGCCTTCGTCTTCGAATTTTCCTTCGGTGAGGGCAATGCGCAGTGCGCGCGTCGGCAGGCCGGCCTGGCGGTCTTCGTCGGTATAAAACCGTGAAAAGTGGGTGCCGAGAATTTCTTGTTCGGTATAGCCCTTGAAGCGTTCTGCGCCACTGTTCCAGGTGGTGACATTGCCATTGATGTCCAGCATGTAAATCGCGTAGTCGCGAATGGACGATACCGCCAGCTGAAAGCGCTGTGCTTCCGTCATTTCGGCGTCGTCTGGGAGTTCATCACCTGTCATCTGGCTCGTTCCTTCAAATGGTCGATCAGGCGAAAATTAGCGCCGATGATTGAAAAACCTGGCTGCAAGGACGCAAGAGTGCGTCGACAACATGGCGAGTATTGTGACGCGGACAAGCATTTGACGCAATTGCTGTTACTACATCGATTCGCCGCACCCGCGATAGCGGGGCAGCAGAATAGAGGTGAGTTTGCGGATGGCTGTATCGCAGCTGAGTTAAAGATTGGGCGGCAATGTCCGTTAATTGAAGACGCGAGTGCAGGATACGAGTGCAGAATGGATACGACATGAAAATTGATGCGGATAGCAATACGCAAAGTACTGTCTATGAAGCGACTCCGGTGAATTCAGCGAATTCGCTAGAGGGCAAAGATATCGCCGCCAATGACAGCAAGACACGCATGCCGACTGATACAGTGACGCTGTCGCTGTCGGATGCCGCAACGAAGTTGGCAAGCGAACTTTCAGACCTGGCGGCTGCCGTTGCGGCAATGCCCGTGCCGCAACGTCCGCAGCCGGAGATGCAATCACAATCAGCACGCCGGAAAAAATCGAAAAATAGTGGCTTGTCGCCGATGCTGGACGTCGATGCGTTCCGTCTGATCCGCGACAAGTTGCGCTCTAAGAATCTGGGGCTGCAGGAGCCCGGCCTGATGAAAGATGCGAAAGATGCACTGCA
This genomic interval carries:
- a CDS encoding DUF427 domain-containing protein; translated protein: MNARTVKIPGPDHPIVIEPTDAHIVVTLGGHAVADSTSVLVLREAAYPPVYYIPRKDVNMSQLERTDHNTYCPYKGECSYYSIPAGGGRSVNAVWSYEEPYPAVAAIKGHMAFYPDRVDAISVQDAD
- a CDS encoding PAS domain-containing sensor histidine kinase, whose translation is MTGDELPDDAEMTEAQRFQLAVSSIRDYAIYMLDINGNVTTWNSGAERFKGYTEQEILGTHFSRFYTDEDRQAGLPTRALRIALTEGKFEDEGWRVRKDGSRFWASVVIDPITKKNGELIGFAKITRDVTEKQQAAAALAQANAALFQSQKMEALGKLTGGVAHDFNNLLAVASSGMDVLLAQHPELQGSRTLDSMRRAISRGASLTQQLLSFARQQPLQSEKYDLNALINDFESVLRRAGNPSIQFKIQIDSTPLPVNIDAARFETALLNLVVNACQAMPDGGQLAISTNRIRLKEKAVNSLPAGLYAEIRVSDTGIGMTPDVSARAFEPFFTTKAPGDGTGLGLSQVYGFITQSGGDIVISSEAGIGSSFSVYLPAVESNAARERNEGRLDIETVLIVDDQLDLLEVTAELFRTLGYEALTATSGAEALAVLERTPIDILFSDVVMPNSISGVELARLTREQYPDTKIILASGYPLPGLSATQGGVAGFSFLNKPYQLSDLAKTLRSKA